Proteins co-encoded in one bacterium BMS3Abin02 genomic window:
- the cadA_2 gene encoding putative cadmium-transporting ATPase — MDHPDPRWSQSVHTASHRIRLRALWKSRPVRWSLSSGLLLATGFAAGRLGAPALLSSGLYVLALVAGGRFFATEALEELIEEHRIDIELLMTVAAVVAGILGEWGEAATLAFLYSISEALESFTEERSRRAIEALFDLAPRIVTRIDPDGTEADIAIEQLQVRDRFLVRPGQNVATDGVVVEGFSAVNEAAITGESMPMEKSPGSRVYAGTTNAQGALVVEATASFADNTLSAIVRLVKEAQEQKGHGQRFMERFTRHYSPAVLAMGAGVMLVGGLATGEWARWAERSAIVLVAAAPCALVISIPVTYVAAIGNAARRGVLIKGGVYLEELAQVRAVALDKTGTLTRGEPRVTTVVPLTTISEDDALTIAAGIERSSEHPLARAIVSAARGRDLNLPAVSDFQTAPGAGARATIDGSVYVIGSPSYLTRLGIPVTSDIVTDLEASGATAVVLTRDREPLAVIGIADELRPGVAETLRDLRAFVDHLVMLTGDNPRTAQAIAEDLGLDEVLAGLSPSDKAAAINRLVERHQHAAMVGDGVNDAPALAAASVGIAMGTAGSDVALEAADVALMADDLTKLIDAFAIGRRTRRVVAQNIAMALVLLTVLIPAALAGLLSLPAAVLAHELSEIAVIANGTRLSR; from the coding sequence ATGGACCATCCGGATCCCAGATGGTCACAATCCGTCCACACCGCGTCCCACCGCATCCGACTGCGCGCACTGTGGAAATCGCGTCCCGTGCGATGGTCACTCTCGTCGGGCCTCCTCCTTGCCACGGGCTTCGCCGCCGGGCGCCTCGGTGCACCGGCTCTGCTGAGCTCCGGCCTGTACGTGCTCGCCCTCGTCGCCGGAGGGCGATTCTTCGCCACCGAGGCGCTGGAGGAACTGATCGAAGAGCACCGGATCGACATCGAGCTGCTGATGACCGTCGCCGCCGTCGTTGCCGGGATCCTCGGCGAGTGGGGGGAGGCCGCCACCCTGGCTTTTCTCTACTCGATATCCGAAGCTCTGGAATCCTTCACGGAGGAACGCTCCCGCCGGGCGATCGAGGCGCTCTTCGACCTGGCGCCCAGGATCGTCACACGAATCGATCCCGACGGGACCGAAGCCGACATCGCCATCGAACAGCTCCAAGTCCGGGATCGCTTCCTCGTTCGGCCAGGTCAGAACGTGGCGACCGACGGTGTGGTCGTCGAGGGCTTCTCGGCAGTGAACGAAGCGGCGATCACCGGTGAATCCATGCCGATGGAGAAATCGCCCGGTTCCCGGGTGTACGCGGGAACCACGAATGCACAAGGAGCGCTCGTGGTCGAAGCGACGGCCAGTTTCGCGGACAACACGCTGTCGGCCATCGTTCGTCTCGTCAAGGAGGCCCAGGAACAGAAGGGCCATGGACAGCGGTTCATGGAGCGGTTCACCCGTCACTACTCGCCGGCCGTGCTCGCCATGGGCGCGGGGGTCATGCTCGTGGGTGGGCTCGCGACCGGCGAGTGGGCAAGATGGGCGGAACGGTCGGCCATCGTGCTGGTCGCCGCCGCACCCTGCGCCCTGGTCATCTCGATTCCGGTGACCTACGTAGCCGCCATCGGCAACGCCGCCCGCCGAGGCGTGCTGATCAAAGGGGGCGTCTACCTCGAAGAGCTTGCCCAGGTGCGGGCGGTGGCACTGGACAAGACCGGCACGCTGACTCGTGGAGAGCCACGGGTGACCACCGTGGTCCCGCTCACGACCATCTCCGAAGATGATGCCTTGACCATTGCGGCCGGCATCGAACGCTCCTCGGAGCACCCGCTGGCGCGCGCCATCGTCTCCGCGGCGCGTGGGCGCGACCTGAACCTTCCGGCCGTGTCGGATTTCCAGACTGCACCAGGCGCGGGAGCCCGTGCGACGATCGACGGGTCCGTCTACGTCATCGGGTCGCCGAGCTATCTGACTCGCCTGGGCATTCCCGTCACCAGCGACATCGTCACCGATCTGGAAGCATCCGGCGCGACTGCCGTCGTGTTGACACGGGACCGTGAGCCTCTTGCGGTGATCGGCATCGCCGATGAGCTCCGGCCCGGTGTCGCCGAAACGCTTCGCGACCTCCGTGCATTCGTGGACCATCTCGTCATGCTCACCGGGGACAATCCTCGGACGGCCCAAGCCATTGCCGAAGATCTCGGTCTGGACGAGGTGCTGGCAGGGCTTTCTCCATCGGACAAGGCGGCTGCCATCAACCGCCTCGTAGAACGCCACCAGCACGCCGCCATGGTCGGCGACGGCGTCAACGACGCCCCCGCGCTGGCTGCTGCCTCGGTGGGCATTGCGATGGGTACGGCCGGGTCCGACGTAGCACTCGAAGCCGCCGACGTGGCACTGATGGCCGACGATCTCACCAAACTCATCGACGCGTTCGCCATCGGACGGCGAACCCGACGAGTCGTGGCTCAGAATATCGCCATGGCCCTCGTCCTGCTGACGGTGCTGATCCCCGCAGCGCTCGCCGGTCTCCTGTCCCTTCCGGCCGCAGTGCTCGCCCACGAACTCTCGGAGATTGCAGTGATCGCCAACGGGACGAGGCTCTCCCGCTGA
- the czcD gene encoding cobalt-zinc-cadmium resistance protein CzcD: MSTGHTHASVTAGRKYIGRLWVTFGLVVVFMIVEAITAVVSGSLALLSDAGHMATDAVGLGMSLAAIIAATRVESSGNLTYGVYRLEILAALANSVLLLGVGAYVLVEAAKRLEDPTKVMSGPMLIVAILGLIVNIVSWLLLRKGAKESLNLEGAFLEVMADAIGSVGVIAAALILRYTGWLYADPLFGAAIGLFIIPRAWRLGRKAIRVLIEAAPTEISVNEMRERLRILPGVIDVHDLHVWTLTSDMNVASAHLMIDQKLDSHPVLDQARDLLKEEYGITHATLQVEPDTHEGCEDAPC; the protein is encoded by the coding sequence ATGAGCACAGGGCACACTCACGCGTCCGTCACGGCCGGCAGAAAATACATTGGGCGCCTGTGGGTCACCTTCGGACTGGTCGTCGTCTTCATGATCGTGGAGGCGATCACGGCTGTGGTGTCCGGATCATTGGCGCTGCTGTCGGACGCAGGTCACATGGCCACCGATGCCGTGGGACTCGGGATGTCGCTCGCAGCAATCATCGCGGCGACGCGAGTCGAAAGCTCCGGCAACCTGACCTACGGGGTGTACCGGCTCGAGATCCTCGCGGCGCTCGCCAACTCCGTGCTGCTTCTGGGTGTTGGAGCCTACGTACTCGTGGAAGCGGCAAAACGACTCGAGGACCCGACCAAGGTGATGAGCGGACCGATGTTGATCGTGGCCATCCTTGGCCTCATCGTGAACATCGTGTCGTGGTTGTTGCTTCGGAAAGGAGCGAAGGAGAGCCTCAACCTGGAGGGCGCCTTCCTGGAAGTCATGGCGGACGCAATCGGCTCCGTCGGCGTCATCGCCGCCGCGCTCATCCTGCGCTACACGGGGTGGCTGTACGCGGATCCTTTGTTCGGCGCTGCAATCGGCCTGTTCATCATTCCCCGAGCCTGGCGTCTCGGGCGCAAGGCCATCCGCGTTCTCATCGAGGCCGCCCCGACCGAGATCTCCGTCAATGAGATGCGCGAGCGGCTCCGCATCCTGCCTGGTGTCATCGATGTTCACGACCTGCACGTGTGGACCCTCACCTCTGACATGAATGTTGCGTCGGCGCACCTCATGATCGACCAGAAGCTGGATTCGCACCCGGTTCTCGATCAGGCTCGGGACCTCCTGAAGGAGGAATACGGCATTACGCACGCCACGCTCCAGGTGGAACCCGATACACACGAAGGATGCGAGGACGCGCCCTGCTGA
- a CDS encoding hypothetical protein (transcriptional repressor SmtB homolog), producing MLDASSPRPRFLHPERVADVQDRLPSLPGARALADQFKLLSDPARVRLIYALLEAGELCVGDLAGLVGLSESATSHQLRQLRAAALVTYRKEGRIVYYRLADTHIRLLLDVAGEHYRHTHTS from the coding sequence ATGCTCGATGCCTCATCTCCACGACCGCGATTCCTTCATCCAGAGCGGGTCGCCGACGTCCAGGATCGCCTTCCAAGCCTCCCCGGGGCGAGGGCGCTGGCCGATCAATTCAAACTCCTCTCAGACCCCGCACGGGTTCGCCTGATCTACGCGCTTCTCGAGGCCGGCGAGCTCTGCGTCGGCGACCTGGCCGGCCTCGTTGGGCTCAGCGAATCGGCAACGAGCCACCAACTTCGCCAACTCCGAGCCGCCGCCCTGGTCACCTACCGGAAGGAAGGACGGATCGTCTACTACCGCCTCGCGGACACACACATCCGTCTCCTGCTCGACGTTGCGGGCGAGCACTACCGACACACGCACACATCATGA